Genomic DNA from Chloroflexia bacterium SDU3-3:
AGGAAGATGTCGTCCCACACGCGCATGCCGATGCGGTAGGTGCCAAACAAGAACATACCCACCAGCAGCGTAAGCGGCAGCGCCACCAGCACCAGCGGCATGCGCATCACGGTCAGCACCAGCAGCGCCACCACGCTCAGCAGCAGCATGGGGTTGAGGAAGCGCTCGGGGCGCTCGAAGGTATACTCGCCAAACAGGTTCAGCAGTAGCACCGGCGAAAGCGGGCGCGGGGTAGATTGCTGCAGATAGGCTGCATCGACGTGTTCGCTAACCTGCTGCATACACGCTCCTAACAAGATAGAAAGACTGCGATTACGATGAATTGTAGTGTATGCGCTGTTTTCTGACAAGCGGCAAATTTCCCCGCTGCGGTGGGGCATATGTCCCATCGATATGCGGAAGATTGTTTACCACGAAGACGCGAAGACGCAAAGGGTACAAGAACCGTTTACCGCCAAGACGCCAAGACACCAAGGGCGAAAGCGGTTGACTGCCGATGATCTCGCATTGCCGACATTGGCTCCGATCCGATGCCCGCAATGCCGCGCCATTGGTGTAGGGGCGGGTCTCGTGCCCGCCCCATCGTGACCCGCCGCAGGCATCGCAATCCAACCGATGATCACGGCGCGTGGCGATGTTGATCCGCGACGGGGTTCATCGCATGCATCGCAGGGATGTTCGATGTATACGATAAACCCCGTCGCGGGCGGGCACAAGACCCGCCCCTACGTCCATGATTTGCATCGTGCGATCCTGCCTTGCCCATGGCCCACAGGCCGAAAAGCGCCGATTTTTCCCCTTCGTGCCTTGGCGTCTTCGTGGTTAAAAGTTCACCGCTGCGCTGTACGGGGTTGACAGCGCCCACATGTCGTGATACAGTGTTTTTCTTGAAAAACATTGTTATAGCGCTCTTCTTTATGACAACATACAGCGCAGTGCGCGACCACAACCAAGAGACCCTGCGGCAGGCCATCATCGCCGCCGCCACCAGGCTGCTCCAGCGCCACGGGGGCGAGGCCATCACCGTGCGGCGCGTCGCCCAGGAGATCGGCTGCTCCACCACGGTGATCTACAGCCTCTTCGGCAGCAAAGATAGCCTGGCCAACGCCCTGTTTCAGGAAGGCTGCCGCCTGCTGAACGCCACCATGGCCAGCGTATCGCTGGACAGCGAGCCGCGCCAGGTGCTGGCAAGGTTGGCCGATGCCTACTGGCAGTTTTCCCAACAGCACCCGCACTACTACACCATGATGTTTAGCGGGACACTGGCCGAGTTCAAACCCAACGATGAGAGCAAGCAGGAGATGGAAAACGCCATCGACATGCTGATCGCCCTGCTCGACCGCTACCGCCAGCAGGGCCTAGTGGCCGCAGGCGAGAGCTTCGTGCAGGCCAAGATGCTCTGGGCGGCGCTCCACGGCGTCATCCAGCTGGCCCTGGCCGGGCACCTGCACACCGAGCAGATCGCCAGGGCGATCTACGCACAGATGGTGAGCACCATGGTCGCCGCCATCGTTCTCCCATAGCAAACGACGCACGTCGCTACGGCGTGCGTTGCTTTTACCCAATAAATAACAGCGTTATCGAATAAGAACATCGCTACAAGAAGGAGCAGCACTATGTTCAGCTACAAAGGAAAGACCGCACTGATCACCGGGGCATCGTCGGGCATCGGCATGGCATTCGCCCACGAGCTGGCCAAGCGCGGCATGCACGTCATCCTGGCGGCGCGCAGCGAGGAAAAGCTGCGCGAGCTGGCCACCCAGCTGAGCGCCCAGCACAAGGTGCAGGCCATCGCCGTGCGCGCCGACCTGAGCGCCGAGCACGGCGCGGCCAGGCTGGCCGAGGAGCTAGAGCGCCGCGCGCTGGTAGTCGACCTGCTGGTGAACAACGCCGGGCTGGGCGGCTACGGCCCCTTCGCCAGCATCAGCGCCGAGCGCCAGCACGAGCAGGTGATGGTGAACATCGCCGCGCTGGTCGAGCTGACCCACGCGCTGATGCCGCAGCTGCTGGCCCGCCGGGGCGCGGTGATCAACGTCTCCTCCACCGCCTCGTTCCAGCCGGTGCCCTCCATGGCGGTCTACGCCGCCACCAAGGCCTTCGTCACCTCGTTCTCGGTGGCGCTGGCCGAGGAGTACCGCAGCGAGGGGCTGCAGGTGGTGGCGCTCTGCCCCGGTGCCACCGCGACCAACTTCTTCGCCGTGCTCGGCACCCGCGACGCCGCCGCTGGCGCGATGCGCACCACCCAGCAGGTGGTGGCCACCGGCCTGCGCGCCCTAGAGCGCGGGCAGAGCGTGGCGGTGGATGGCAGCCTCAACGCGCTGCTGGCGGCGCTCGCCAAGCGCTTCCCGCTGGGCATCGCAGCCAAGCTCGCCGCCAGGGCGGTGCACGCGCCGAGCACGATGAGCAAGGCATAGCCGCCGCTCGCACCCCAGCCCACACAGCGCGCTGCTGTGTGGGCTTTTTGCGCTGGCCACTATTCCACATGAAAGTCGGGTATGGTGTGGCACCGCTTATGCTACGTCGTGAGGCGTCTTCATCATACGCAAGAGAGGAAGTAGCGATGAGCGATGATGTGATAAAGCCCACGCAGAAGGACGCCGATCTCGCCGCCTTCACCAGCGCCGACGACCAGCCGATGACCACCAACCAGGGCCAGCCAGTAGGCGATGACCAGAACTCGCTGCGGGCCGGGCCGCGCGGCCCGACGCTGCTTGAGGACTACATCCTGCGCGAGAAGATCCAGCACTTCGACCACGAGCGCATCCCCGAGCGGGTGGTGCACGCGCGCGGCGCGGCGGCGCACGGCTACTTCGAGCTGAGCACATCGCTGGCGCAGTACACCACCGCCAGCGTGCTGACCCAGGTGGGCAAGCGCACGCCCGCCTTCGTGCGCTTCTCCACGGTGGCGGGATCGCGCGGCTCGGCGGACACCGCGCGCGATGTGCGCGGCTTCGCGGTGAAGCTCTACACCGACGAGGGCAACTGGGATCTTGTCGGCAATAACATCCCTGTATTCTTCATCCAGGATGCGATCAAGTTCCCCGACCTCGTCCACGCGGTCAAGCCCGAGCCGCATAACGAGATCCCCCAGGCGGCCTCGGCCCACGACACTTTCTACGACTTCATCTCGCTCACGCCCGAGTCGATGCACATGCTCATGTGGATCATGAGCGATCGCGCCATCCCGCGCAGCTACGCGATGATGGAGGGGTTCGGCGTGCACACCTTCCGCCTGATCAACGCGGCGGGCGACAGCACCTTTGTGAAGTTCCACTGGAAGCCTGTGCTGGGCGCGCACTCGCTGGTGTGGGATGAGGCCCAGATCATCGCGGGCAAAGACCCCGACTTCCACCGGCGCGACATGTGGGAGTCGATCGCGCAGGGCAGGCCGCTGGAGTGGCAGCTGGGCGTACAGCTTCTGGCCGATGGCGAGGAGGGCAAGCTCGACTTCGACATCCTCGACGCGACCAAGCTCTGGCCCGAGGATCTGTTCCCGGTGCAGATCGTGGGCAAGCTGGTGCTCAACCGCAACCCCGACAACTACTTCGCCGAGACCGAGCAGGTGGCCTTTATGACCACCAACATCGTCCCCGGCATCGACTTCAGCGACGACCCGCTGCTCCAGGGGCGGAACTTCTCGTACATGGACACGCAGCTGAGCCGACTGGGCAGCCCGAACTTCCCCGAGCTGCCGATCAACCGCCCGGTGGCGGCGGTCGCCAACAACCAGCGCGACGCCCACATGCGCACCACCATCAACAAGGGCCGGGTCTCCTACGCCCCCGCCTCGCTCGATGGCCACTCGCCCGACGAGGTGACGAACCAGCGCGGCTTCGCCAGCTACCCCGCGCCGGTGGGCGGGCCGAAGGTGCGGGTGCGCAGCGAGTCGTTTGGCGACCACTACGGGCAGGCGCGGCTGTTCTGGAACAGCATGACCCCGGTCGAGCGCGAGCATATCGTCAAGGCGCTGCAGTTTGAGCTGAGCAAGGTGGAGACCCGCGAGGTGCGCGTGCGCATGCTCGACCACCTGCACACGATCAACCCAACGCTCGGCGCGCAGGTGGCGCTGGCGCTGGGCGAGCGGCCTGCCAGCGGCGGCCCCCTGGCCCCGCCCGACGGCACCGCCGACTCCGCCGCCGAGATCGCGGCCCTGGCCAGCGCGACCTCGCCCACCAGCGCCTCGGGCGGGCTGCAGCACACCGGCGGGCTGAGCCTAGAGCAAGGCCAGCCCAGCGTGGCCAAGGGGCGCAGGGTCGCGATTCTGGCCGCTGGCGGCACAAGCGCCGCGCAGGTGCAGGCCATCCAGGCCGCCCTGAGCGCCGAGGGTGCGATCGGCGAGGTGGTGGGGCCGCACCTGGGGCCGCTGGGTGGCGAGGCGGGGGTGGAGGCGACCAAGACGCTGGCCAACACCTCCTCGGTGCTGTTTGATGCGGTGGCAGTGCCCGGCGGCGCACAGGGCATCGCCGCGCTGCGCAAGATGGGCGACGCACGCGCCTTTATCGACCAAGCCTTCAAGCACGGCAAACCGATCGCCGCCCTAGCAGAGGGCACGGATCTGTTCGCGGCCACCGAGACCGCCCGGCTGCTGCATGGCGAAAAAGACCTGAGCGGCTACGGCGTGTTTGTCGACCAAGGCGGGCAGCCCACCACGATCACATCGTTT
This window encodes:
- a CDS encoding catalase; this encodes MSDDVIKPTQKDADLAAFTSADDQPMTTNQGQPVGDDQNSLRAGPRGPTLLEDYILREKIQHFDHERIPERVVHARGAAAHGYFELSTSLAQYTTASVLTQVGKRTPAFVRFSTVAGSRGSADTARDVRGFAVKLYTDEGNWDLVGNNIPVFFIQDAIKFPDLVHAVKPEPHNEIPQAASAHDTFYDFISLTPESMHMLMWIMSDRAIPRSYAMMEGFGVHTFRLINAAGDSTFVKFHWKPVLGAHSLVWDEAQIIAGKDPDFHRRDMWESIAQGRPLEWQLGVQLLADGEEGKLDFDILDATKLWPEDLFPVQIVGKLVLNRNPDNYFAETEQVAFMTTNIVPGIDFSDDPLLQGRNFSYMDTQLSRLGSPNFPELPINRPVAAVANNQRDAHMRTTINKGRVSYAPASLDGHSPDEVTNQRGFASYPAPVGGPKVRVRSESFGDHYGQARLFWNSMTPVEREHIVKALQFELSKVETREVRVRMLDHLHTINPTLGAQVALALGERPASGGPLAPPDGTADSAAEIAALASATSPTSASGGLQHTGGLSLEQGQPSVAKGRRVAILAAGGTSAAQVQAIQAALSAEGAIGEVVGPHLGPLGGEAGVEATKTLANTSSVLFDAVAVPGGAQGIAALRKMGDARAFIDQAFKHGKPIAALAEGTDLFAATETARLLHGEKDLSGYGVFVDQGGQPTTITSFVAALAQHRFRNRSQADQIAA
- a CDS encoding SDR family oxidoreductase: MFSYKGKTALITGASSGIGMAFAHELAKRGMHVILAARSEEKLRELATQLSAQHKVQAIAVRADLSAEHGAARLAEELERRALVVDLLVNNAGLGGYGPFASISAERQHEQVMVNIAALVELTHALMPQLLARRGAVINVSSTASFQPVPSMAVYAATKAFVTSFSVALAEEYRSEGLQVVALCPGATATNFFAVLGTRDAAAGAMRTTQQVVATGLRALERGQSVAVDGSLNALLAALAKRFPLGIAAKLAARAVHAPSTMSKA
- a CDS encoding TetR/AcrR family transcriptional regulator — encoded protein: MAHRPKSADFSPSCLGVFVVKSSPLRCTGLTAPTCRDTVFFLKNIVIALFFMTTYSAVRDHNQETLRQAIIAAATRLLQRHGGEAITVRRVAQEIGCSTTVIYSLFGSKDSLANALFQEGCRLLNATMASVSLDSEPRQVLARLADAYWQFSQQHPHYYTMMFSGTLAEFKPNDESKQEMENAIDMLIALLDRYRQQGLVAAGESFVQAKMLWAALHGVIQLALAGHLHTEQIARAIYAQMVSTMVAAIVLP